A genomic stretch from Gorilla gorilla gorilla isolate KB3781 chromosome 20, NHGRI_mGorGor1-v2.1_pri, whole genome shotgun sequence includes:
- the LOC129528951 gene encoding testis-expressed protein 264-like yields the protein MVKTGTDMMSDTSSGSLEVSPGSRETSFATMSPGESGRGWEDSDTCSECGYRESGASGSSFEELDLEGEGPLEEPRLDPETEPLGATKWP from the exons ATGGTGAAGACAG GAACTGACATGATGAGTGACACGAGTTCTGGAAGCTTGGAGGTGAGCCCTGGCAGCCGGGAGACTTCATTTGCTACCATGTCACCTGGGGAGAGCGGCCGCGGCTGGGAGGATAGTGACACCTGCAGTGAGTGCGGCTACAGAGAGTCAGGCGCCAGCGGCTCCTCTTTTGAGGAGCTGGACCTGGAGGGTGAGGGGCCCTTGGAGGAACCACGGCTGGACCCTGAGACTGAGCCCCTGGGGGCTACCAAGTGGCCCTGA